The Streptomyces sp. NBC_00440 genome contains a region encoding:
- a CDS encoding aldehyde dehydrogenase family protein, translating into MTSVAQEIQVPQHLRLNFIDGQWLPAESGQLRENINPADLSDVIGEFTESGGVDVDHAVDAAATALPAWRGLGPVARARYLTAASRILGERAAEVASVITREQGKLLGEARGEVTRAQAVIDFTAGQARLLGGVTAPAEEERTFAYTFRKAIGVVGLVSPWNFPLAIPMWKVAPALLSGCTAVLKPSPLTPLTSALLVEIFQQAGIPDGVLNLVQGDAAAGEALVANPAVAGISFTGSLPVGTAIHSGGAHRLLRTQLELGGKNALIVCDDADIGKAVDAVVNGAFGQAGQRCSATSRAVVDVRVREEFLDRLVARVAGLRVGPGDDPASRVCPVVNTARMEAALAAVAGAQRDGGKVLCGGGREERADLPDGCYVQPTVIRDVPADSSLAQEEVFGPVLAVIDADGFDEAMSVANSVKYGMSGTVFTASQSRAFEAIERFEAGMLHVNRPGVGAYSHLPHVGSKASQYGPPECSPEVWDFYTEWHSACISY; encoded by the coding sequence ATGACAAGCGTTGCGCAGGAGATCCAGGTTCCGCAGCACCTTCGGCTCAACTTCATCGACGGGCAGTGGCTCCCGGCGGAATCGGGACAGCTCAGGGAGAACATCAACCCAGCCGATCTCTCCGATGTGATCGGCGAGTTCACCGAATCCGGCGGCGTCGACGTCGATCACGCCGTCGACGCGGCGGCCACGGCCCTGCCCGCGTGGCGCGGGCTGGGCCCGGTCGCGCGCGCCCGGTATCTGACCGCCGCGAGCCGCATCCTCGGCGAGCGGGCGGCGGAGGTCGCGTCCGTCATCACCCGCGAGCAGGGCAAGCTGCTCGGCGAGGCCCGCGGCGAGGTGACGAGGGCGCAGGCCGTCATCGACTTCACCGCGGGGCAGGCGCGGCTGCTCGGCGGGGTGACCGCGCCCGCGGAGGAGGAGCGCACCTTCGCGTACACCTTCCGCAAGGCCATCGGGGTGGTCGGCCTGGTGTCCCCGTGGAACTTCCCGCTCGCTATCCCGATGTGGAAGGTGGCGCCCGCGCTGCTCTCGGGGTGCACGGCGGTGCTCAAGCCGTCCCCGCTGACGCCGCTGACCTCGGCGCTGCTGGTCGAGATCTTCCAGCAGGCGGGGATCCCCGACGGTGTACTGAATCTGGTGCAGGGCGATGCGGCGGCGGGCGAGGCGCTGGTCGCCAACCCGGCGGTCGCCGGCATCAGTTTCACCGGCTCGCTGCCGGTCGGGACCGCCATCCACAGCGGCGGGGCCCACCGGCTGCTGCGGACCCAGCTCGAACTCGGTGGCAAGAACGCGCTGATCGTGTGCGACGACGCCGACATCGGCAAGGCCGTCGACGCTGTGGTGAACGGCGCCTTCGGCCAGGCGGGCCAGCGGTGTTCGGCCACGAGCCGGGCCGTGGTGGATGTCCGGGTGCGGGAGGAGTTCCTCGACCGGCTGGTGGCGCGGGTCGCCGGCCTGCGGGTCGGGCCGGGCGACGATCCGGCGTCCCGGGTCTGCCCGGTCGTCAACACGGCCCGGATGGAAGCGGCGCTGGCGGCCGTCGCCGGGGCGCAGCGCGACGGCGGCAAGGTGCTGTGCGGTGGGGGCCGGGAGGAGCGGGCGGATCTGCCCGATGGCTGCTACGTCCAGCCGACCGTCATCCGCGATGTGCCCGCGGACAGCTCGCTGGCGCAGGAGGAGGTGTTCGGGCCGGTGCTGGCCGTGATCGACGCGGACGGCTTCGACGAGGCGATGTCGGTGGCGAACTCGGTGAAGTACGGGATGTCCGGCACCGTCTTCACGGCGTCCCAGTCGCGGGCGTTCGAAGCGATCGAGCGGTTCGAGGCCGGGATGCTCCATGTGAACCGGCCGGGTGTCGGGGCCTATTCGCATCTGCCGCATGTCGGGTCGAAGGCGTCGCAGTACGGGCCGCCGGAGTGTTCCCCCGAGGTGTGGGACTTCTACACGGAGTGGCATTCGGCCTGCATCAGCTACTAG
- a CDS encoding M81 family metallopeptidase, with amino-acid sequence MTTATPARRLRIAIGGIGIESSTFCPHRSTVDDFRQTRGQDLLDRYTWTQPASDLGAHVEWVPLLHATALPGGPVEAESYLLLKDELVSRIRAAGPLDGMVYDLHGAMSVIGLTDAEGDLTEAVRAALDAVGTPEDPASGRPMMSAAMDLHGNVSRRFAEPVELLTAHRLAPHEDAWDTRERAARKLVERLRLPAADRRPHRAWVQVPVLLPGEKTSTRLEPAKGLYGRLAGIEAKPGIVDAAIWVGYAWADEPRCKAAIVVTGDDAALAAAEAESLARQYWDVRRDFEFVGPTGTAEECIAAAVASDRRPFLISDSGDNPTAGGAGDLAYMLGKLLENEEIASGRVTAVHPGITDPAAVRACFEAGIGATVTVGVGGKVDTSQGGPCEITGTVTGLQRAADKTDRAEGGAYDRGCDLAAITVGGLTVVVTGQRKPFHTVADFTGPAQGGLGIDPRTFDLVVVKIGYLEPELHDMAADWLLALTPGGVDQDLLRLGHHRVERPLYPFDEDAYESEGGPDLTPVLL; translated from the coding sequence ATGACCACCGCCACCCCCGCCCGCCGTCTGCGCATAGCCATCGGCGGCATCGGTATCGAGTCGTCCACCTTCTGTCCGCACCGCTCCACCGTGGACGACTTCCGCCAGACCCGCGGTCAGGATCTCCTCGACCGGTACACCTGGACACAGCCCGCGTCGGACCTCGGCGCGCACGTCGAGTGGGTCCCGCTGCTGCACGCCACCGCGCTGCCCGGCGGCCCCGTCGAGGCGGAGTCGTATCTGCTGCTCAAGGACGAGCTGGTCTCCCGGATCCGGGCGGCGGGCCCCCTCGACGGCATGGTCTACGACCTGCACGGCGCGATGAGCGTCATCGGCCTCACCGATGCCGAGGGCGATCTGACCGAGGCCGTACGCGCCGCGCTGGACGCGGTCGGCACCCCGGAGGACCCGGCGTCCGGCCGCCCGATGATGTCCGCTGCCATGGACCTGCACGGGAATGTCTCGCGCCGCTTCGCCGAGCCCGTCGAGCTGCTCACCGCCCACCGGCTCGCCCCGCACGAGGACGCCTGGGACACCCGCGAGCGTGCGGCCCGCAAGCTGGTCGAGCGGCTGCGGCTGCCCGCAGCCGACCGCCGCCCGCACCGCGCCTGGGTCCAGGTGCCCGTCCTGCTGCCCGGCGAGAAGACCAGCACCCGGCTGGAACCCGCCAAGGGGCTGTACGGGCGTCTCGCCGGGATCGAGGCGAAGCCCGGCATCGTGGACGCCGCGATCTGGGTCGGGTACGCCTGGGCCGACGAGCCGCGCTGCAAGGCGGCCATCGTGGTCACCGGTGACGACGCCGCGCTGGCCGCCGCCGAGGCCGAGTCGCTGGCCCGTCAGTACTGGGACGTCCGCCGCGACTTCGAGTTCGTCGGCCCGACCGGCACCGCTGAGGAGTGCATCGCGGCGGCGGTGGCGTCCGACCGCCGCCCGTTCCTGATCAGTGACTCCGGGGACAACCCGACGGCCGGCGGCGCGGGCGACCTCGCGTACATGCTCGGCAAGCTGCTGGAGAACGAGGAGATCGCCTCCGGCAGGGTGACCGCCGTCCACCCCGGCATCACCGACCCGGCCGCGGTCCGCGCCTGCTTCGAGGCCGGGATCGGCGCCACGGTCACCGTCGGTGTCGGCGGCAAGGTCGACACCAGCCAGGGCGGACCGTGCGAGATCACCGGCACCGTGACCGGACTGCAGCGCGCGGCCGACAAGACCGACCGGGCCGAGGGCGGCGCGTACGACCGCGGCTGCGACCTCGCGGCGATCACGGTCGGCGGCCTCACGGTCGTCGTCACCGGGCAGCGCAAGCCGTTCCACACGGTCGCCGACTTCACCGGACCGGCGCAGGGCGGTCTGGGCATCGACCCGCGCACCTTCGACCTGGTCGTCGTCAAGATCGGTTACCTGGAGCCGGAGCTGCACGACATGGCGGCGGACTGGCTGCTCGCCCTCACCCCCGGCGGTGTCGACCAGGATCTGCTGCGTCTGGGCCACCACCGTGTGGAGCGCCCGCTGTACCCCTTCGACGAGGACGCGTACGAGAGCGAGGGCGGCCCGGACCTGACGCCGGTGCTGCTCTGA
- a CDS encoding ROK family transcriptional regulator, whose amino-acid sequence MTDSASNQQILRMVTSGTASSRADLVRELGLAASTVSLRVQELVAAGLLTESGEGASRGGRRPRLLRIPQQGGVALTADLGSHHGRLAAVSADGTVRDAADHSHDLTAGPEQAADWLVERLTALADRQRAAGRTVRSVGIAFPGPVDFPAGRVLTPSRMPGWHNFPLRDVLADRLGLPVTVDNDATLMAVGEHQSARPELQHLVVVKAGRGIGCGVISAGRPHRGANGCAGDISHVRVEAAEERPCSCGNIGCLETVASGAAVLRELARRGTPVDGTAELLRLVTDGDPQATTLVRAAGRHIGTVLSVVVNFFNPQAVVLGGALASAEPLVAAVRGVLYERCLPMATAGLEITTTVSGRDAGLLGAGLTALREGRPHAEAP is encoded by the coding sequence ATGACGGACAGCGCATCGAACCAGCAGATTCTGCGCATGGTCACGTCCGGCACCGCATCCTCACGGGCCGATCTCGTCCGGGAGTTGGGGCTCGCCGCCTCCACCGTCTCGCTCCGGGTGCAGGAGCTGGTCGCCGCCGGGCTCCTCACGGAGTCGGGCGAGGGCGCCTCCCGCGGCGGCAGACGCCCCAGGCTGCTGCGGATCCCGCAGCAGGGCGGAGTGGCCCTGACGGCCGACCTCGGCTCGCACCACGGCAGGCTGGCCGCCGTCTCCGCCGACGGCACGGTACGGGACGCCGCCGACCACAGCCACGACCTGACCGCGGGCCCCGAACAGGCCGCCGACTGGCTGGTGGAGCGGCTGACCGCGCTCGCCGACCGGCAGCGCGCGGCGGGCCGCACCGTACGGAGCGTCGGCATCGCCTTCCCCGGCCCGGTCGACTTCCCGGCCGGCCGGGTGCTCACCCCCTCCCGGATGCCCGGCTGGCACAACTTCCCGCTCCGCGACGTCCTCGCCGACCGGCTCGGGCTGCCGGTCACCGTCGACAACGACGCGACCCTGATGGCCGTCGGCGAGCACCAGTCGGCCCGTCCGGAGCTCCAGCACCTCGTCGTCGTCAAGGCCGGCCGCGGCATCGGCTGCGGAGTGATCTCCGCCGGCCGCCCGCACCGCGGGGCCAACGGCTGCGCGGGCGACATCAGCCACGTCCGGGTCGAAGCCGCCGAGGAACGCCCGTGCAGCTGCGGGAACATCGGCTGTCTGGAGACGGTCGCCAGCGGCGCGGCCGTACTGCGCGAACTCGCCCGCCGGGGCACCCCGGTGGACGGCACAGCCGAACTGCTGCGGCTGGTCACCGACGGGGACCCGCAGGCGACCACCCTGGTCCGGGCGGCCGGCCGGCACATCGGCACGGTCCTCAGCGTCGTCGTCAACTTCTTCAACCCGCAGGCCGTCGTGCTCGGCGGCGCGCTGGCATCGGCGGAGCCCCTGGTGGCCGCTGTCCGCGGAGTCCTGTACGAGCGCTGCCTGCCGATGGCCACGGCGGGGCTCGAAATCACCACCACCGTCTCGGGCCGCGACGCGGGCCTGCTGGGCGCGGGGCTGACGGCTCTGCGCGAAGGCCGGCCGCACGCCGAAGCGCCCTGA
- a CDS encoding peptide ABC transporter substrate-binding protein has product MRPRRSSARRRALAAAVTGAALVVALSACSQDGGKIDMGPTGGTPVEGGTATMALPPAATPNWIFPIGAPGYGATYNFAIQSLLFMPVYDAVKKDGALTTTGPNTLGTKPVYSDGNKTVTVPLRKDITWSDGKPVTARDIEFWFNMVKANKAEWGSYSVGTMPDNVKSFETVDAHTVRLHLNRSYNPDWFTANQLTLMRALPQQAWDAKKDGGPVGDWDRTTAGAKAVFARLTTHSKSLGAYSKDPLWKTVNGPWKIAEWQNTGQVTLVRNPKYTGNNKAHLDKVVLKPFTTADSEYNVLRSGGVDYGYIPPSVLAQKKKFESRGYRVDPWEGWAATYIVYNFNSSHGGAAMRQLYIRQAMQHLVDQKSMSKVIWQGSADPTLGPVPVTPKTQYTTPQMQKNQYPYSVKAARALLTDHGWTVRDGQARCTRPGTGADRCGAGIAKNAPLNLTLLSQSGSTESTNMMQELKSSLSKAGIDLKVRQQPLNSVLGNSVPCKAGQPGCDWDMSFFGTAGSWYYPLNPSGEQLFSTGASANFGNYSDPKADKLIRAVQYSSNPDAIHAYGQYLSQQLPVMWMPNPAYQVSVIRNDLRGVDQNPTVTLAPQDWYYVKKGADQ; this is encoded by the coding sequence ATGCGCCCAAGGCGCTCATCCGCGCGGCGTCGCGCGCTCGCCGCAGCGGTCACCGGGGCGGCGCTCGTCGTGGCCCTCTCGGCCTGTTCGCAGGACGGCGGCAAGATCGACATGGGGCCCACCGGCGGCACACCCGTCGAGGGCGGAACCGCCACGATGGCCCTGCCGCCCGCCGCCACCCCCAACTGGATCTTCCCCATCGGGGCCCCGGGATACGGCGCCACGTACAACTTCGCCATCCAGTCCCTGCTCTTCATGCCGGTGTACGACGCGGTGAAGAAGGACGGTGCCCTCACCACCACCGGGCCCAACACGCTGGGTACGAAGCCCGTCTACAGCGACGGCAACAAGACCGTCACCGTGCCGCTCCGCAAGGACATCACCTGGTCCGACGGCAAGCCGGTGACCGCGCGCGACATCGAGTTCTGGTTCAACATGGTCAAGGCCAACAAGGCGGAGTGGGGCAGCTACTCGGTCGGCACCATGCCCGACAACGTCAAGAGCTTCGAGACCGTCGACGCCCACACGGTCCGGCTGCACCTCAACCGCTCGTACAACCCCGACTGGTTCACCGCCAACCAGCTCACCCTGATGCGCGCCCTTCCGCAGCAGGCCTGGGACGCGAAGAAGGACGGCGGCCCCGTCGGCGACTGGGACCGGACCACCGCCGGTGCCAAGGCGGTCTTCGCCCGGCTGACCACCCACTCCAAGAGCCTCGGCGCCTACTCCAAGGATCCGCTCTGGAAGACGGTCAACGGGCCCTGGAAGATAGCCGAATGGCAGAACACCGGCCAGGTCACCCTCGTACGCAACCCGAAGTACACCGGTAACAACAAGGCGCATCTGGACAAGGTCGTCCTCAAGCCCTTCACCACCGCGGACTCCGAGTACAACGTGCTGCGCTCCGGCGGCGTCGACTACGGCTACATACCGCCGTCGGTGCTCGCACAGAAGAAGAAGTTCGAGAGCCGCGGCTACCGCGTCGACCCGTGGGAGGGCTGGGCGGCCACCTACATCGTCTACAACTTCAACTCCTCGCACGGCGGGGCGGCCATGCGCCAGCTCTACATCCGCCAGGCCATGCAGCACCTGGTCGACCAGAAGTCGATGAGCAAGGTCATCTGGCAGGGCAGCGCCGACCCGACGCTGGGCCCGGTGCCCGTCACGCCGAAGACGCAGTACACCACCCCGCAGATGCAGAAGAACCAGTACCCGTACTCGGTGAAGGCGGCGCGCGCGCTCCTCACCGACCACGGGTGGACCGTCCGCGACGGCCAGGCCCGCTGCACCCGCCCCGGCACCGGCGCCGACCGGTGCGGAGCCGGCATCGCGAAGAACGCCCCGCTCAACCTGACCCTGCTCTCGCAGTCGGGCTCCACCGAGTCCACCAACATGATGCAGGAGCTGAAGTCCTCGCTGAGCAAGGCCGGTATCGACCTCAAGGTCCGCCAGCAGCCGCTCAACTCGGTCCTCGGCAACTCCGTCCCCTGCAAGGCGGGACAGCCGGGCTGCGACTGGGACATGTCCTTCTTCGGCACGGCGGGCAGCTGGTACTACCCGCTCAACCCCAGCGGCGAGCAACTCTTCTCGACCGGCGCCTCCGCCAACTTCGGCAACTACTCCGACCCGAAGGCCGACAAGCTGATCCGCGCCGTCCAGTACTCCAGCAATCCGGACGCCATCCACGCGTACGGCCAGTACCTCTCCCAGCAGCTCCCCGTGATGTGGATGCCGAACCCCGCCTACCAGGTGTCGGTGATCCGCAACGACCTGCGGGGTGTCGACCAGAACCCCACCGTGACCCTCGCCCCGCAGGACTGGTACTACGTCAAGAAGGGGGCCGACCAGTGA
- a CDS encoding ABC transporter permease codes for MTGFLLKRLLQAVVVLFLVSVIVFVLLHMLPGGPARAILGPKGTPQQIEHFNHAQGYDRSLPFQYFEYLKRLLTGDLGVSYKLNQPVSDLLMQRLPKTLLLTALSTLLAVIIAVPLGLLQAVRRGKITDYLLTGAAFLAYATPVFFLGLILIIVFCQTIPIFPSEAPQGESLSSIFSGFSGMVLPIVTMALGVIAMFSRYMRSATLDNLTEEYVRTAMAKGQSSRRILAKHVMRNALIPLATLLGLYLPTLFSGALVVEAMFNYPGMGLLFWNAAQGSDFPVLLGVTLVVGVATVVGSLLTDIVYAVLDPRIRSVS; via the coding sequence GTGACCGGCTTTCTCCTCAAGCGCCTCCTCCAGGCGGTGGTCGTTCTCTTCCTGGTGTCGGTCATCGTCTTCGTCCTGCTGCACATGCTCCCCGGCGGACCGGCGCGTGCCATCCTCGGGCCCAAGGGCACCCCGCAGCAGATCGAGCACTTCAACCACGCCCAGGGCTACGACCGTTCGCTGCCCTTCCAGTACTTCGAGTATCTGAAGCGGCTGCTCACCGGTGACCTGGGAGTGTCGTACAAGCTGAACCAGCCGGTCTCCGACCTGCTCATGCAGCGGCTCCCCAAGACCCTGCTGCTGACGGCGCTCTCCACGCTCCTCGCCGTGATCATCGCTGTCCCGCTCGGCCTGCTCCAGGCCGTCCGGCGCGGGAAGATCACCGACTACCTGCTGACCGGGGCCGCCTTCCTCGCCTATGCGACGCCGGTCTTCTTCCTCGGCCTGATCCTGATCATCGTCTTCTGCCAGACGATCCCGATCTTCCCGTCGGAGGCACCGCAGGGCGAGTCCCTGTCCAGTATCTTCAGCGGCTTCTCCGGCATGGTGCTGCCCATCGTCACCATGGCGCTCGGCGTCATCGCGATGTTCAGCCGCTACATGCGCTCCGCCACGCTCGACAACCTCACCGAGGAGTACGTCCGGACGGCGATGGCCAAGGGCCAGTCCAGCCGGCGGATCCTCGCCAAGCACGTGATGCGCAACGCGCTCATCCCGCTCGCCACCCTCCTCGGCCTGTATCTGCCGACGCTGTTCAGCGGCGCCCTGGTCGTCGAGGCGATGTTCAACTACCCGGGTATGGGCCTCCTGTTCTGGAACGCAGCACAGGGCTCCGACTTCCCCGTACTGCTCGGAGTGACGCTGGTCGTGGGCGTCGCCACCGTCGTCGGATCGCTGCTCACCGACATCGTCTACGCCGTCCTCGACCCCCGGATCCGGAGCGTCTCATGA
- a CDS encoding ABC transporter permease — protein MSTAVIAPGHEDADLATPSLARRTLQVFTGNKLALTGVIVLVLLFAFCYIGPLIHSTDQVHTDLAQANLAPGSPGHILGTTDLGYDLLGRLMLAGQSSLEVGLAAGLLATLFGTLWGAISGYFGGWTDAVMMRVTDAALAIPAMFLLVVVAAIITPSKSVLIVIIAAVAWLSPARLVRGEALSLRDREYVQAMRMMGGGGARAVFRHIVPNAIGTVIVNCTFQIADAILYVSYLAFLGLSIPPPATDWGSMLSSGITYTQNGYWWLIFPPGVAIVLVVGAFNFVGDGLRDAFEVRLQKK, from the coding sequence ATGAGCACCGCAGTCATAGCCCCCGGGCACGAGGACGCCGACCTCGCCACGCCTTCGCTGGCCCGCCGCACCCTGCAGGTCTTCACCGGCAACAAGCTCGCGCTCACCGGCGTGATCGTGCTCGTGCTGCTGTTCGCGTTCTGCTACATCGGCCCGCTGATCCACTCCACCGACCAGGTCCACACCGACCTGGCGCAGGCCAACCTGGCACCCGGCAGCCCCGGACACATCCTGGGGACCACCGACCTCGGCTACGACCTGCTCGGCCGGCTGATGCTGGCCGGACAGTCCTCACTGGAAGTCGGCCTCGCCGCCGGTCTGCTCGCGACCCTCTTCGGCACCCTCTGGGGCGCAATCTCCGGCTACTTCGGCGGCTGGACCGACGCCGTGATGATGCGTGTCACGGACGCCGCACTCGCCATCCCCGCGATGTTCCTGCTGGTGGTCGTCGCCGCGATCATCACGCCCAGCAAGAGCGTGCTCATCGTGATCATCGCGGCGGTGGCCTGGCTGTCCCCGGCCCGTCTCGTCCGCGGTGAGGCACTCTCGCTGCGCGACCGCGAGTACGTCCAGGCCATGCGGATGATGGGCGGCGGCGGAGCCCGCGCGGTGTTCCGGCACATCGTGCCCAACGCCATCGGCACCGTCATCGTCAACTGCACCTTCCAGATCGCCGACGCCATCCTCTACGTCAGCTATCTGGCGTTCCTCGGCCTCAGCATCCCGCCGCCCGCGACCGACTGGGGGTCGATGCTCTCCTCGGGCATCACCTACACCCAGAACGGCTACTGGTGGCTGATCTTCCCGCCGGGCGTCGCCATCGTGCTCGTCGTCGGCGCGTTCAACTTCGTGGGCGACGGCCTCCGGGACGCCTTCGAAGTACGGCTCCAGAAGAAGTAG
- a CDS encoding ABC transporter ATP-binding protein yields MTEPLLRIDDLHVDIASRNRTVHALDGVSLDLAPGEALGVVGESGCGKTMTALSVLGLLPPGGAVASGRVLFDGHDLASAGEPVLRDVRGNTIGMVFQDPLTSLNPTMTIGAQVAEPLLLHRPISKQEAWARAEEMLGLVGMPQPSERMKAYPHQLSGGMRQRVAIAMALVCEPKLLIADEPTTALDVTTQHQILELIDGLRSRLGMAMILVTHDLGVIANRVDRVAVMYAGKVAETSGVRDLFARPRHRYTQALFAALPEKAVEGETELRTIPGLPPNLATAQQGCRFAARCAFATDVCRTDEPQLTEGDHRFACFHPVPEEGEPNLGEALAQERQAEAAVVPDGATLLEVTDLRKDFPLTGGPFSRKRGTVSAVGGVSLTVRKGETFGMVGESGCGKTTIGRMIAGLEDPTAGSIVFEGQDLATMDRGQRRAHRRRIQLMFQDSAAAMDPRMRIGTILREPLVIQGVGDRAEQDRIVAELLDAVGLPRGAVDRYPHEFSGGQRQRLGLARALTLSPDLIVADEPVSALDVSVQAQILNLMRELQRDRGLTYLFISHDLAVVRYLADTVGVMYLGKLVESGPAEEVYANPLHPYTRGLLDTVNVPDPETAGSGRAPLGGETPSAANPPSGCRFRTRCPIAKDICAETEPPASTPAGADHQVACHFPLVREPATRPS; encoded by the coding sequence ATGACCGAGCCGCTGCTGCGGATCGACGATCTCCATGTCGACATAGCGTCCCGCAATCGCACCGTCCACGCCCTCGACGGCGTCAGCCTGGACCTCGCCCCCGGCGAGGCCCTCGGAGTGGTCGGCGAGTCCGGCTGCGGCAAGACGATGACCGCGCTGAGCGTCCTCGGGCTGCTGCCGCCCGGCGGCGCCGTCGCGTCGGGCCGTGTCCTCTTCGACGGACACGACCTCGCGTCGGCCGGTGAACCCGTGCTGCGCGACGTCCGCGGAAACACCATCGGGATGGTCTTCCAGGACCCGCTGACCTCCCTCAACCCCACCATGACCATCGGCGCACAGGTCGCCGAACCTCTCCTGCTGCACCGCCCCATCAGCAAGCAGGAGGCCTGGGCGCGGGCCGAGGAGATGCTCGGCCTGGTCGGTATGCCGCAGCCGTCGGAGCGGATGAAGGCGTATCCGCACCAGCTGTCGGGCGGTATGCGCCAGCGCGTCGCCATCGCCATGGCGCTCGTCTGCGAGCCGAAGCTCCTCATCGCCGACGAGCCCACCACCGCACTCGACGTCACCACCCAGCACCAGATCCTGGAGCTCATCGACGGGCTGCGCTCCCGCCTCGGCATGGCGATGATCCTGGTCACCCACGACCTCGGCGTCATCGCCAACCGGGTCGACAGGGTCGCCGTGATGTACGCGGGCAAGGTCGCCGAGACCTCCGGCGTACGGGACCTGTTCGCCCGCCCCAGGCACCGCTACACCCAGGCGCTCTTCGCCGCGCTCCCCGAGAAGGCCGTCGAGGGCGAGACCGAACTGCGCACCATCCCCGGTCTGCCGCCGAACCTCGCCACCGCCCAGCAGGGCTGCCGGTTCGCCGCCCGCTGCGCGTTCGCCACCGACGTGTGCCGTACCGACGAGCCACAGCTGACCGAGGGCGACCACCGGTTCGCCTGCTTCCACCCCGTACCGGAGGAGGGCGAGCCGAATCTCGGAGAGGCGCTCGCCCAGGAGCGGCAGGCCGAAGCCGCCGTCGTCCCGGACGGTGCGACCCTCCTCGAAGTCACCGACCTCCGCAAGGACTTCCCGCTCACCGGCGGCCCGTTCTCACGCAAGCGCGGCACGGTCAGCGCCGTCGGCGGTGTCTCACTGACGGTGCGCAAGGGCGAGACCTTCGGCATGGTCGGAGAGTCCGGCTGCGGCAAGACCACCATCGGCCGCATGATCGCCGGCCTTGAGGACCCCACGGCGGGATCGATCGTCTTCGAGGGCCAGGACCTGGCCACCATGGACCGGGGGCAGCGCCGCGCCCACCGCCGCCGGATCCAGCTGATGTTCCAGGACTCGGCCGCGGCCATGGACCCGCGGATGCGGATCGGCACCATTCTGCGTGAACCGCTCGTCATCCAGGGCGTCGGCGACCGGGCGGAGCAGGACCGGATCGTCGCCGAACTCCTCGACGCGGTCGGGCTGCCGCGCGGCGCCGTCGACCGCTACCCGCACGAGTTCTCCGGCGGCCAGCGCCAGCGCCTCGGGCTGGCCCGCGCGCTGACGCTCTCCCCGGACCTGATCGTCGCCGACGAACCGGTCTCCGCGCTCGACGTCTCCGTACAGGCGCAGATCCTCAACCTGATGCGCGAACTGCAGCGTGACCGCGGACTGACGTACCTCTTCATCTCGCACGACCTGGCGGTGGTCCGCTATCTGGCCGACACGGTCGGGGTGATGTACCTCGGCAAGCTGGTCGAGTCCGGCCCGGCCGAGGAGGTGTACGCGAACCCCCTCCACCCGTACACCCGCGGCCTCCTGGACACCGTCAACGTCCCGGACCCGGAGACGGCGGGCTCCGGCCGCGCCCCGCTCGGCGGCGAGACGCCCTCTGCGGCGAACCCGCCGTCCGGCTGCCGGTTCCGCACCCGCTGCCCCATCGCGAAGGACATCTGCGCCGAGACCGAACCGCCGGCGAGCACCCCGGCGGGCGCTGACCACCAGGTGGCCTGCCACTTCCCGCTGGTACGGGAGCCCGCCACCCGGCCGTCCTGA
- a CDS encoding endonuclease V, whose product METPADETAARAVQDELRTRVVLDEPGPAPGTGLITGVDVAYDDERDVVAAAAVVLDAATLAVVDEATAVGRVTFPYVPGLLAFREIPTVLAALEALSAEPGLVVCDGYGLAHPRRFGLASHLGVLTGLPVIGVAKNPFAFSYEQPGVRRGAEAPLLADDGEEVGRALRTQDGVKPVFVSVGHRVSIGNACAHTLRLSPGYRLPESTRRADALCRRALREAVASP is encoded by the coding sequence ATGGAGACACCCGCCGATGAGACGGCAGCCCGCGCGGTCCAGGACGAACTACGCACCCGGGTGGTGCTGGACGAGCCGGGCCCCGCCCCGGGCACCGGACTGATCACCGGTGTCGATGTGGCGTACGACGACGAGCGGGACGTGGTCGCCGCCGCCGCTGTGGTGCTCGACGCCGCGACGCTGGCGGTGGTGGACGAGGCCACCGCGGTGGGCCGGGTGACGTTCCCGTACGTACCCGGACTGCTCGCGTTCCGGGAGATCCCGACCGTACTGGCGGCTCTCGAAGCGCTCTCCGCCGAACCCGGTCTTGTCGTCTGTGACGGGTACGGGCTGGCGCACCCGCGGCGGTTCGGCCTCGCCAGTCATCTGGGGGTGCTGACCGGCCTGCCGGTGATCGGTGTGGCGAAGAACCCCTTCGCCTTCTCGTACGAGCAGCCGGGCGTCCGGCGCGGTGCGGAGGCGCCGCTGCTGGCCGATGACGGTGAGGAGGTGGGCCGGGCGCTGCGTACCCAGGACGGGGTCAAGCCGGTCTTCGTGTCCGTGGGCCACCGGGTCTCCATCGGCAACGCCTGCGCCCACACACTGCGGCTCTCCCCCGGCTACCGGCTGCCGGAGTCCACCCGGCGCGCCGACGCGCTCTGCCGGCGGGCGCTGCGCGAGGCAGTGGCGTCACCCTGA